In Scomber japonicus isolate fScoJap1 chromosome 21, fScoJap1.pri, whole genome shotgun sequence, one DNA window encodes the following:
- the bambia gene encoding BMP and activin membrane-bound inhibitor (Xenopus laevis) homolog a has protein sequence MDRQSSFISIWLQLELCAMAVLLTKGEIRCYCDAPHCVATGYMCKSELDACFTKVLDPLNVNSPLTHGCLDPVANAGDICSSQRGADALGGVSPTTLECCHDDMCNYRGLHDLAHTRDSTDHSRYPPESNNRNLVTRVQELASAKEVWFRAAVIAVPIAGGLILVLLIMLALRMLRSENKRLQDQRQQMLSRLHYSFHGHHTKKGHVAKLDLECMVPVTGHENCCLTCDKMRQADLGNDKILSLVHWGMYSGHGKLEFV, from the exons ATGGATCGCCAGTCCAGTTTCATTTCCATTTGGCTACAACTGGAACTCTGTGCCATGGCTGTTCTTCTTACTAAAG GAGAAATCAGGTGTTACTGTGACGCGCCGCACTGCGTGGCCACCGGCTACATGTGCAAATCGGAGCTGGACGCCTGCTTCACCAAGGTGCTGGACCCTCTGAACGTCAACTCCCCGCTCACCCACGGGTGCTTAGACCCAGTCGCCAACGCCGGCGACATCTGCAGCAGCCAGAGGGGAGCGGACGCCCTCGGCGGGGTCTCGCCCACCACGCTGGAGTGCTGCCACGACGACATGTGCAACTACAGAGGCCTGCACGACCTGGCGCACACCAGGGACTCGACAG atCATAGCCGGTACCCGCCGGAGAGCAACAACAGGAACCTGGTGACCCGGGTTCAGGAGCTGGCCTCAGCCAAAGAGGTGTGGTTCCGGGCGGCGGTGATCGCCGTGCCCATCGCCGGCGGCCTCATCCTGGTGCTGCTCATCATGCTGGCTCTGCGAATGCTGCGCAGCGAGAACAAGCGGCTGCAGGACCAGCGGCAACAGATGCTGTCACGGCTCCACTACAGCTTCCACGGCCACCACACCAAGAAGGGCCACGTGGCCAAGCTGGACCTGGAGTGCATGGTGCCCGTCACGGGCCACGAGAACTGCTGCCTGACCTGTGACAAGATGAGGCAGGCCGACCTGGGCAATGACAAGATCCTGTCTCTGGTGCACTGGGGGATGTACAGTGGCCACGGCAAGCTGGAGTTCGTATGA